ACAAGATATTTTCGAACTATTGTTGTACTCATAAGCTGTGATAGTCAGCCTTAAAAGCAAGTAATCCGATATAGTATCATTCCTTATAGGGACATTAATAAAGAAGCCCCTAGTCGGGTCAGATTGGTATCGAAAAGTGTCGTTGATTTTCCACTCCGCAGAGCGACCAATTACCTCGCAAATGAATGTGATGTTTCCACCTGGGGCTACAGCATCAGTTGACTGAgagaaatttaatatttcTGAAGCAAAATCATCATGACAGCAACATATAAATTAAGGCTTTCAATTATTTACCTGCAGTTTGCACTGATGACAGAGCCATTGTAAGGAACAGTTTCACTACGAAACAATAGTACATCTTTAACAGCTTGCAACGATTCCACTGAACATTATGATTATAGCTAGTTCGAGGATGTATCATATATGCGTTTGTTTGGCATGCAGATTATGACTAGAACAGATAATGAAACCAAAAACAGAAATGCTTAGTTAACACCGTACGTGCAGCACTATGACAGTTATGCAATACAAATTATTGTGACACACAATATAGAGGGCTCAAACAGATCGAGTTAAAGAATCAGACAGTATGAATAAGCCTAACAGTTGCTAAGTATTGCTGACATGCACATGAATGCATGAATTCAATTACATTTTATTAAGAAATGTTTCCCTATCTCACCACAACCCCCACACATATGCATACCTGCACGTATAGCTCGGCTATAAACAGACTCAGTCTCATAATCTTTGCACATAGCTACCTCATGCAATTATGCCAGGATCCAAGTCATCAAGTCTGTGTGCAGTAGCTGTCTTAGCGATAGCGCAAGTTTTGACTGTTAACTCAACACTATGTATATGTAAGTCACAGTTACAAACACATCGCTATAttctgtgtatgcatgcatgttatgtataatatatattttCGTCTAACAGCTTGCACGGCACCATTACCGTACCTACAAAAGATAATTTCCCACCCTGCTAGAGAAATCCGATATGAAACTGTCGCAGACTTACAAAACCCACTATGGTGCATCGATGGAGTCGGTGCAATATCAAGTCGTCTTGATAAGTTTGGTGACATTGAAGCACCAGAGGGACACATTCTTACATATACCAATCCTTTATCAAGTGATATGGCCAATAATAAGGTGCTGTATTTAGTTGATCATGCAACGAACAATTGCACTGATATCAACAGTGCAGTGGAAATATCTTCAGCAGTTGGAAATATAAACTCAGCCATTTTGATAATGTTACACATTGTCGAAGGTACGTGTGTTTCACTTCATGATAAACCTCGCATAACTCTGTTCATCAAAATAATTGGCTAATATAACCACTCACAAATACGCATGTATATTGCAGCTACCTCATGTCCTAAACCACCACCCCTAATGAACGGACGAGTGAGTACCACAATCAAAGAGGACAATAGTAGAGAAATCCACACAGCTGTCTACAGTTGTGATGTAGGATATTACTTGGATAGCAACGAGACAAGAGAATGTGTGAGAGAGATTGACGAACAGATTGGACAATGGACGAGTTCACCACCAGCTTGCATTTGTGAGTTATTAACTAAAATTATACTTGGGTCAATTGATGTTTACAATGCATGTAATTACAGTGCAACCCCTCTTTAAGGGACACCTTTGGGCCCTTATAATTTATCCCCTTGTTTAGAataggggttgttttgtacacaaagtgTTCATTGCAGCGGACCTGACCGTAGGCCTTTATATCGTAGTTGACCTTTCTTCAGTGGTGGCAGTTAAGAGGTGTTCCACTGTGAACTTACATATGTTACCTTATACAGCTATTACATGTGAAGTGCCGACAATAGCCAATGGTACCGTTACCAATAGTGCTTTTGATTCTGACGAAATGCAAACAAATGAAACTGTAGAATACGGAACTGAAATAATCTATCGTTGTAATGCTGGATTCAGTCTAGCTGGAGATTATCTACCAAGAACTTGTCGCCAGAGTAACAACAGTGGCGTATGGAGTGGTACAGCACCATATTGCAAGCGTAAGTGAATTGATTTAAACACTTGTATTTTACTTTTATCACTATACAGCTAATAATTGTACACAACTATCTGAAATCAATTATGGCCTCATGCCTGAATATCGGGATTCTAACGACACAGCTCTAAACAGTTTGAATCAAGTTGCCTTCTCAGTGGGAACTATCGCTAGCTACGGTTGCCAGAGAGGATACAAGTTAAGCGGCAATGGAACAAAAGAGTGTCTTCTTACTGGAGAGTGGAGTAGTCCAGGAAGTGTTGAATGCAAAGGTATTGTTGTGCTTTATTTTTTGGTGACTCACTCTCtcattacatgcatgttgatgtgcagTGATAGAATGTCCTCATTTGGAAAAACCTTTGAACGGATCTATAAGTTTCAGCAGCAATTTGACAGTTGATGGAGTGGCAGAGTACACATGTAATGATGGCTACAAACTAGACAGAGGGAGTGCTAACAGAACATGTTCTTTAGATAATGATAATACTACTGCCACTTGGGATGGTTATCCTGCAGTATGTACACAGAATAGTCTTATTAGTAAGTCAAATCCtagttcatgcatgcatcaaaATTAATCACTGTATTTGTATAGGTAATATGCAAGAAGCATTGAATGGGACTATGAATAATGGGACACAGAACTGTGAACCAGAACACTCAAAAGAAGTCAATGACATTTGGAGAGCAATATCAATTGTCATGGGGGTTTTGTTGTTGCTATTTGGAATTCTTGGATTAGCAGTATTCATCTGTGTCAGGAAATCAAGGCAAACGAAGGAATATCCCATACACAGTAACGAAGCAATCACACACTGTCCGGTATAAATAAAAACATATGTTCATGCACCATAATATGCATCGTGTACATTTTCCTTTATATAGGATGTGATTGTCAATAATAATGAACTTTGAGAAAGAAATACAGATAATTgactgtgagggtgtgacTTATACAAACTACAAAGAACACTACTGTTAATACGGGTATTGACTCCCACAACAACATGAACTACCtgtacagaatgttcacaccatctaatagtacatgtacagtgtcttgcagtataattatgctacataCCAGAGTCGAAATGTAATTAGGCTTGTATTACTGAGGCAATTATAGAACTTACACTTCTGGGAGGGTGGTCAAACTTGGAATAACAAGTGGAGATGGTCTTGACTTCCTCCCTGTCCTAACATTAGCTGGCCTCATCACTGTGTACTCATCTCCTAAGCGTGCTGTCTTAGGCATCTCTATGTTTGAAAAATCTAATTTTTGCGTCTCATAAAGGGATGCGGTGTCAGGGGTATCGTCAGGTACAGAGTATGTCGATGCTTTCCTTGGAGGGGGTAAACTAGGGGGGAGCATATCAAATGTATAGCGAGGACTGTCGAGGGGTGTGTTTGGTGTACTGGGGGTACTGCCGAGGAGGGTACGCAGCGGTTCACCTCCAGGGCTTTCGTAGAGGGGGGCCTTCATATATCGGGTTTGTAGCTGCACATTTTGTCTGCAGAGATAGTGGTCTCTGGGGTATCGTAGGTGTAGCTACAGTACCTCTTAGAGTATTCTTAATTTTTTTCTCTGaagtgaaataattattttgaagaTGAACCGATTAAGATTGATAACATTCGCACTTACTTTTTTGTAGTCTACGCTGCCTGCAATACAGAGATAAGACAATAATCATTAAAACAGCGAGGATGGCAAAGAAAGCAGCAAGAGCTCCACTAATGATTTGGTATGTTAACATTTCTTGTCCATATTCTGCAGTACATGAACATGGCGAATTAGAAGTAGTCAAGCCTAAAATCGAATATGAGTATAGCACAGATGACACTAAATTATGCTTACCTTCGAGTTTCTGTTCAAGAATAGCGACCTTTTTCTTAGTGACAGTTAGTCCGGCTATGCTCTTAGCTTCCACCACAACAGTGTAGTTAGCTCCACTGCTCAGTCCGGAGTGAACACTATAGCGATTATCACAGTAGTTAAGGAGAACTGTTTCTTCGATGGACTCCTCAAGGTAGACAGTGTAATTCACAACTTGGAAAGAGCAAGAATAAGCAGGCTGTATATAGAAGGCAATAAAAGAGtaaaatacataataattatagaaacatACTTCAAACCAAATTTCCAAATGAAGAGAACCATTTCCTTGATACAGAACTCTTGACTGAATTTCCACAGGTGCAATATCTGCATACTGGCATTAATTATTGACTATACACAACATTTAATGTCACCAATTGGGAATCCTCCAGTCACAGAAGCCGTCGAATTGCCTAGCTCATTGTATGCTGTCACAGTGTATTCCACTGCAGTGCACATGTTCGGCAGAATACTAACGTTTTGAGAATACACACGATCTAGTTGCAAGTCAATAGGTGCAGTTATAGTCTCATGGTCGGCGGTGTTAAAGAGTTCCAGAGTGTAGCCAATCACATTGAATCCAGGATGAGTAAATGGTTCATTCCAGTTTAAGGTCAGTGAACGATTGTGGTAATTGTAGACCAAACGAGGGTTTGATGGGGGACCTATAAAAGTATTGGTTATGAAGTGTTTGCCTCTAGGCTCTCCTTTttttgttctttatcacaatcgttcaaatACTGAGATTAATCGTTTAATAAGattaatacggtatatacagaGACTAGGTAGAGCAGAGATAGAGTAATAGAGGGATATTGGCAACGGGAGTaactcacgtgatcatttcACATTGATTTCATATTGATTTCCTCTCAACCATCCTTGATGCGCATTATTTCCCGGCACAACGCCCGCGAAACGAAGTAATATTACTTTTAGTTAGTTATTAGTCTCATGAGACTTTAGAATTGACTTTAGAATTGCGTATAGTAAGGCTACACGTGTCCTGTGCTTTATTTAAAGTGAAGGTCCAAGCATGGAAGAATTGACTGTGGTGCTCTAGAGCTTGAAAACTAGTTATTATTGGTCTGTGCCCCCTTTTAAGAAGCACTGCCGTAGCCAAATTATGTTTTGCCTACAGATCCTGCTTATTTGTgtctatattataattatgttgacaaaCTGGCCTGCATACATTTCCTTCGTTAAATCTCTTTTGTATGTTTTTTACATTTATAACCAAAAATGCTAAAATGGAGGCTGTAAAAGACGAgaaagtgttatattagtttgtgCCCATTTTAAGAAGCACTGCTGTAAGCCTATGATGTTTTACCTACATATTTTGTTTTCTTGTGTCTCTGTTGATCAACTAGGCTGCATAAATTCTTGATTTTGATGTTCTTAAGCATGTTTTTTTACTTTTAGCTATAAatggaggctacaaaagatGAAAAAAAGTCGATGACGTAGCGCATCACGGATAGTCGCATTTTTTCaaccgttgccaatccctttccttactttatctctgggtagagttaggaaaaaggagagcctgtatcgtaACGTCACGTGAAGGTATAGGGGAGTATATAGAAGGGTGAAAAGCGctaaatataatattatttgacTGCCTCTATATGACTAATATAAAACGGTGTGCCTGCAGCctgcaagctggacatggccATGTGGACTTGGAACTAGGAGTTCAAGCTGTTTATATACAAGcaagctatagctatacctTATATACTTATTCAGAATATCTATGATTTTCTTGTGTCCTTCTAAATGCTATAGACGAATCTGCTAGACAAATTAGCTTAGTCATGCACACTGCAGGTATAGCTACCGCACCACTAGAGCTGGTACCTGGAAGTGTCTTTATTTAATAGCCTGGGAGAATATCTCATGATTGTGTGGGCTACATAATCGCCCCACatataaaaatccttgtggatcacaaACCAGGCCTTCCTTTTCCTGTATGCCCATGCATTTCTTTTATTGCTGCCTCATTTTGTTTCTTTGTTTTTTGCTACCTTCTATATGAGATAGCTAGACTATAATACAGTATCATGACAACAACAAGAAAAATAAAGCACTGGGAATAAGGCTATGAAGTTATCGAGATAGcgatgcattataattatacatacctgAAATAATGAGGTATCGGTATTTCTCTGTGGAATCAACAAAGcatgtaattttcgtgttGTTATTTGTAGAATTTGTTTGAATTGTAACACTGAGGATCCACAGTCTATCATTTCTCCTTATAGGATCCTGAAGGTAAATGCCATGGTGATCCTCTATTAAGAACGAAATTTTGTCATCTATCTTCAAATAAGCTTCATCACCATTAGCTTCACAGTCAAATGTCATGTTCTCGTACAAAGGAACAGCCACTGCCGACTGGTTAAAGCTGACAATCTCTATATAGAGAGAATACTTCAATCAGTGTGTGCAAAAGGAAAGCATTCTCGTGCAAACAAATTTACCTCCAGCATTTGATGAACGTAAGAGAAAGATTAAAGCAATAATGAAGCACACCATTATGCACAGCTTCggatcattctgttctctgcAACTGCTCAAACTGCATTTAATGGATACTGTTATAGACTATCAAAATTCACGTATGATAAACAGTGGCATACCGTATATAATGCAATGGAATCAAAAACATTAGACaatgcagcataattatgtctgcatGCAGTAAGGTAAATTAATTATTCGACATAGGAGCTAACCGTCCCAAATTGGCCAGGATTGTCCAGATTTAGAACCTCTGTTCCAAGAGGAAACTGCTTCACTTTAGATATCCGGGAGTCTCAAGGTTGGGTTACTAAGCTCCAATAAAGCTTAGGAAACCTTGAGAAGCTTGGAACTACTGCTAAAATCTTGAACTGAAATAAGTTTTGTTTAcacaaagctagctagctaccaatAAGTGGGCGGGTCTCACTTGCACGCTTATTGTTATGAGCATGCGCAGCGAGCTAGTGAAGCTAAGCAGGGGGAATCCCAGTCATTCCCGGAGGATAAACATGCAGCAAGACATGCTGGAAGAAGATTTATTGTTTTTGCACTAAAAATCAAAGTGCATGCAATAAACAGATCTTTGCATCCTGAGGCAGCCAGCAGCCGGCCCACATGTTTTATCCCTAAATTCAAATTTGGCTGGGGAAGAAACATGAGGAAGCTGGCACCTGACATGCAGCCAAGGAACAAAGCATTCAATTAATCAATTTACTACTTAGAGTTAatcagccatgcatgcacagccctagcctcgattccaggccgcgccTTGTTCAAggggc
This is a stretch of genomic DNA from Halichondria panicea chromosome 1, odHalPani1.1, whole genome shotgun sequence. It encodes these proteins:
- the LOC135345409 gene encoding complement receptor type 1-like, encoding MPGSKSSSLCAVAVLAIAQVLTVNSTLCISCTAPLPYLQKIISHPAREIRYETVADLQNPLWCIDGVGAISSRLDKFGDIEAPEGHILTYTNPLSSDMANNKVLYLVDHATNNCTDINSAVEISSAVGNINSAILIMLHIVEATSCPKPPPLMNGRVSTTIKEDNSREIHTAVYSCDVGYYLDSNETRECVREIDEQIGQWTSSPPACISITCEVPTIANGTVTNSAFDSDEMQTNETVEYGTEIIYRCNAGFSLAGDYLPRTCRQSNNSGVWSGTAPYCKPNNCTQLSEINYGLMPEYRDSNDTALNSLNQVAFSVGTIASYGCQRGYKLSGNGTKECLLTGEWSSPGSVECKVIECPHLEKPLNGSISFSSNLTVDGVAEYTCNDGYKLDRGSANRTCSLDNDNTTATWDGYPAVCTQNSLISNMQEALNGTMNNGTQNCEPEHSKEVNDIWRAISIVMGVLLLLFGILGLAVFICVRKSRQTKEYPIHSNEAITHCPDVIVNNNEL
- the LOC135345445 gene encoding uncharacterized protein LOC135345445 isoform X2, coding for MVCFIIALIFLLRSSNAGEIVSFNQSAVAVPLYENMTFDCEANGDEAYLKIDDKISFLIEDHHGIYLQDPIRRNDRLWILSVTIQTNSTNNNTKITCFVDSTEKYRYLIISGPPSNPRLVYNYHNRSLTLNWNEPFTHPGFNVIGYTLELFNTADHETITAPIDLQLDRVYSQNVSILPNMCTAVEYTVTAYNELGNSTASVTGGFPIDIAPVEIQSRVLYQGNGSLHLEIWFEPAYSCSFQVVNYTVYLEESIEETVLLNYCDNRYSVHSGLSSGANYTVVVEAKSIAGLTVTKKKVAILEQKLEGLTTSNSPCSCTAEYGQEMLTYQIISGALAAFFAILAVLMIIVLSLYCRQRRLQKKKKIKNTLRGTVATPTIPQRPLSLQTKCAATNPIYEGPPLRKPWR
- the LOC135345445 gene encoding uncharacterized protein LOC135345445 isoform X1, producing MVCFIIALIFLLRSSNAGEIVSFNQSAVAVPLYENMTFDCEANGDEAYLKIDDKISFLIEDHHGIYLQDPIRRNDRLWILSVTIQTNSTNNNTKITCFVDSTEKYRYLIISGPPSNPRLVYNYHNRSLTLNWNEPFTHPGFNVIGYTLELFNTADHETITAPIDLQLDRVYSQNVSILPNMCTAVEYTVTAYNELGNSTASVTGGFPIDIAPVEIQSRVLYQGNGSLHLEIWFEVCFYNYYVFYSFIAFYIQPAYSCSFQVVNYTVYLEESIEETVLLNYCDNRYSVHSGLSSGANYTVVVEAKSIAGLTVTKKKVAILEQKLEGLTTSNSPCSCTAEYGQEMLTYQIISGALAAFFAILAVLMIIVLSLYCRQRRLQKKKKIKNTLRGTVATPTIPQRPLSLQTKCAATNPIYEGPPLRKPWR
- the LOC135345445 gene encoding uncharacterized protein LOC135345445 isoform X3 — translated: MVCFIIALIFLLRSSNAGEIVSFNQSAVAVPLYENMTFDCEANGDEAYLKIDDKISFLIEDHHGIYLQDPIRRNDRLWILSVTIQTNSTNNNTKITCFVDSTEKYRYLIISGPPSNPRLVYNYHNRSLTLNWNEPFTHPGFNVIGYTLELFNTADHETITAPIDLQLDRVYSQNVSILPNMCTAVEYTVTAYNELGNSTASVTGGFPIDIAPVEIQSRVLYQGNGSLHLEIWFEVCFYNYYVFYSFIAFYIQPAYSCSFQVVNYTVYLEESIEETVLLNYCDNRYSVHSGLSSGANYTVVVEAKSIAGLTVTKKKVAILEQKLEGSVDYKKRKKLRIL